From Musa acuminata AAA Group cultivar baxijiao chromosome BXJ3-8, Cavendish_Baxijiao_AAA, whole genome shotgun sequence, one genomic window encodes:
- the LOC103994887 gene encoding protein MODIFYING WALL LIGNIN-1 isoform X1, with amino-acid sequence MILYGLSRDPMETPKYDELVICTIVALLGVVAFSCCVAAEFEKVKVKDMRLDGSLCSLPRSSAFGLGIAALVCLSIAQVIGTTMGGSRICSIKAAASSSRIASIALLCLACWLHQSPCEAGLKIQTESHELCCRIIYALASIILAIASSMDGGQSYGKGWMNGDCYIVHDGVYAGAAVMVVSIVLVILAFNFKTRKTMRHRTRLDEEGTIPIGNSQQSCTIVGRVKADEWW; translated from the exons ATGATCTTGTATGGATTATCTAGGGATCCAATGGAAACACCCAAGTACGATGAGCTGGTAATCTGCACCATCGTCGCGCTCCTGGGCGTTGTTGCCTTCTCGTGTTGCGTCGCGGCTGAATTCGAGAAAGTGAAA GTGAAGGATATGAGACTGGATGGAAGCCTCTGTTCGCTGCCAAGGAGCAGCGCGTTTGGGTTGGGGATCGCAGCACTTGTGTGCCTCTCCATCGCACAGGTCATTGGGACTACCATGGGAGGAAGCAGGATCTGTTCGATAAAGGCGGCGGCTAGCAGCAGTCGAATTGCCTCCATCGCCCTGCTATGTCTTGCctg TTGGCTGCATCAATCACCATGTGAAGCGGGTTTGAAAATTCAGACGGAATCACACGAATTATGCTGTAGGATCATCTACGCTCTGGCATCGATCATACTGGCCATTGCATCGAGCATGGACGGCGGACAGTCATACGGAAAAGGCTGGATGAACGGCGACTGCTACATAGTTCATGACGGCGTCTACGCAGGCGCCGCTGTTATGGTCGTCTCCATCGTACTTGTGATACTTGCCTTCAACTTCAAGACAAGGAAGACGATGCGCCATCGAACGAGACTGGATGAGGAAGGAACCATTCCCATCGGAAATAGCCAACAATCATGTACCATTGTTGGAAGAGTCAAAGCCGACGAATGGTGGTGA
- the LOC103994887 gene encoding protein MODIFYING WALL LIGNIN-1 isoform X2 has product MILYGLSRDPMETPKYDELVICTIVALLGVVAFSCCVAAEFEKVKVKDMRLDGSLCSLPRSSAFGLGIAALVCLSIAQVIGTTMGGSRICSIKAAASSSRIASIALLCLAWIIYALASIILAIASSMDGGQSYGKGWMNGDCYIVHDGVYAGAAVMVVSIVLVILAFNFKTRKTMRHRTRLDEEGTIPIGNSQQSCTIVGRVKADEWW; this is encoded by the exons ATGATCTTGTATGGATTATCTAGGGATCCAATGGAAACACCCAAGTACGATGAGCTGGTAATCTGCACCATCGTCGCGCTCCTGGGCGTTGTTGCCTTCTCGTGTTGCGTCGCGGCTGAATTCGAGAAAGTGAAA GTGAAGGATATGAGACTGGATGGAAGCCTCTGTTCGCTGCCAAGGAGCAGCGCGTTTGGGTTGGGGATCGCAGCACTTGTGTGCCTCTCCATCGCACAGGTCATTGGGACTACCATGGGAGGAAGCAGGATCTGTTCGATAAAGGCGGCGGCTAGCAGCAGTCGAATTGCCTCCATCGCCCTGCTATGTCTTGCctg GATCATCTACGCTCTGGCATCGATCATACTGGCCATTGCATCGAGCATGGACGGCGGACAGTCATACGGAAAAGGCTGGATGAACGGCGACTGCTACATAGTTCATGACGGCGTCTACGCAGGCGCCGCTGTTATGGTCGTCTCCATCGTACTTGTGATACTTGCCTTCAACTTCAAGACAAGGAAGACGATGCGCCATCGAACGAGACTGGATGAGGAAGGAACCATTCCCATCGGAAATAGCCAACAATCATGTACCATTGTTGGAAGAGTCAAAGCCGACGAATGGTGGTGA